The proteins below are encoded in one region of Reichenbachiella sp. 5M10:
- the leuS gene encoding leucine--tRNA ligase — protein sequence MADYNHSEIENKWQKYWQDQKTFEAHVDTSKPKFYALDMFPYPSGAGLHVGHPLGYIASDIISRYKRNKGFNVLHPMGFDAFGLPAEQYAIQTGQHPAITTEENIARYKEQLKNIGFSFDWSKEVRTCDADYYKWTQWIFIQLFNAWYDQSQQKARPIDDLVAIFASEGNKSVQAACDEDTVSFTAAEWKGYSEKEQQETLLKYRLTYLSETSVNWCAELGTVLSNDEVKDGFSERGGHPVVKKLMKQWSMRITAYAERLLDGLDQLDWSEPLKEMQRNWIGKSQGAEMTMDIEGHDDKITVFTTRIDTVYGVSFLVLAPELDLIKKITTDEQRAEVEAYVEVAKNISERDRMTNVKKVSGAFTGAYAINPFSGEKIPVWIADYVLAGYGTGAVMAVPGGDQRDYDFAKHFDLPILPVYEGMDVSKEADATKEGKIINEGILKGLTFQEATDKATAFLEEKGIGSGKINYRIRNAIFARQRYWGEPVPVYFKDGIPYPVATEDLPIVLPEIDKYLPTEDGDPPLARAENYTYTPKGENTAYPLELSTMPGWAGSSWYWYRYMDANNSDAFVDNDVQKYWKDVDLYIGGTEHATGHLLYSRFWNKFLFDMGFVQEEEPFKKLVNQGMIQGRSNFVYRVKGTNQFVSLNKQSEYDCTPMHVNVSLVDNDVLDTDAFKAWRPDLADAEFILEDGKYVCGYEVEKMSKSKYNVVNPDDIIEKYGADTLRMYEMFLGPLEQFKPWNTHGIDGVSKFLRKAWRLFHDEQNEWNVSDDKATPEELKILHKAIKKIEEDINNLSLNTSVSTLMIAVNDLTALKCNKREILENLTVILSPFAPHISEELWEKLGHSEGISQVAFPAFDESLLVENNHEYPVSINGKVRTKISYPVDMDKGEIEKSVLADETVVKWTEGKAPKKVIIVPKRIINIVL from the coding sequence ATGGCAGACTACAATCACTCCGAGATAGAAAACAAATGGCAGAAGTATTGGCAAGACCAAAAAACATTTGAAGCCCACGTCGACACCTCCAAACCGAAGTTCTATGCACTCGATATGTTTCCTTACCCTTCTGGAGCTGGACTACACGTCGGTCATCCATTAGGCTATATCGCTTCGGACATCATCTCTAGATACAAGCGCAACAAAGGCTTCAACGTACTGCACCCCATGGGATTCGATGCCTTTGGATTGCCTGCGGAGCAGTATGCCATCCAAACCGGACAGCACCCTGCCATCACTACCGAAGAAAACATCGCGCGCTACAAAGAGCAACTCAAGAACATTGGCTTTTCTTTCGATTGGAGCAAAGAAGTACGTACATGTGACGCAGATTACTACAAATGGACACAGTGGATTTTCATCCAGCTATTCAATGCATGGTACGACCAAAGCCAACAAAAAGCTCGGCCGATAGACGATCTCGTAGCGATCTTTGCGTCAGAAGGCAACAAGTCTGTCCAAGCAGCCTGCGACGAGGACACCGTGTCATTCACTGCGGCAGAGTGGAAAGGCTATTCTGAAAAAGAACAACAAGAAACCCTACTCAAATATCGCCTCACCTACCTATCCGAAACTTCGGTCAACTGGTGTGCAGAGCTCGGTACCGTACTGTCCAACGACGAGGTGAAAGACGGCTTCTCAGAACGCGGCGGACACCCAGTCGTCAAGAAACTCATGAAGCAGTGGAGCATGCGCATCACTGCCTACGCTGAGAGACTACTCGACGGCCTAGATCAACTCGACTGGTCTGAGCCACTCAAAGAAATGCAGCGCAACTGGATTGGGAAATCACAAGGTGCTGAGATGACCATGGATATCGAAGGCCATGATGACAAGATCACGGTATTCACGACACGTATCGATACGGTCTATGGAGTCAGTTTTTTGGTACTCGCACCAGAACTGGATCTTATCAAAAAAATCACAACCGACGAACAAAGAGCAGAGGTAGAAGCCTATGTAGAAGTCGCCAAAAACATCTCCGAGCGTGACCGCATGACCAATGTCAAGAAAGTGTCGGGCGCATTTACGGGAGCGTATGCGATCAATCCATTCAGCGGAGAGAAAATCCCCGTATGGATCGCAGACTATGTACTGGCAGGCTATGGCACAGGTGCTGTAATGGCCGTACCAGGCGGTGACCAAAGAGATTATGACTTTGCGAAGCATTTTGACCTCCCTATCCTACCTGTCTACGAAGGCATGGATGTGAGCAAAGAAGCTGACGCAACCAAAGAAGGCAAAATCATCAACGAAGGCATACTCAAGGGACTGACCTTCCAAGAAGCAACCGATAAAGCCACTGCCTTTCTCGAAGAAAAAGGCATCGGATCAGGCAAGATCAACTACCGCATCCGTAACGCCATCTTCGCAAGACAAAGATACTGGGGCGAGCCTGTACCCGTGTACTTCAAGGACGGCATCCCCTACCCTGTAGCCACAGAAGATCTACCGATCGTACTGCCCGAAATCGACAAATACCTGCCTACTGAGGACGGTGATCCACCACTCGCTAGAGCAGAAAACTATACCTATACACCGAAAGGAGAAAACACAGCCTATCCGCTAGAACTCAGCACCATGCCGGGCTGGGCGGGATCAAGTTGGTACTGGTACCGCTACATGGATGCCAACAACAGTGATGCATTCGTAGACAATGACGTACAAAAATACTGGAAGGATGTAGACCTCTACATCGGTGGTACCGAGCACGCTACGGGGCACTTGCTGTACTCTCGATTCTGGAACAAGTTCTTGTTTGACATGGGATTCGTACAGGAAGAAGAGCCCTTCAAAAAACTCGTCAACCAAGGCATGATCCAAGGGCGATCCAACTTCGTCTATCGCGTAAAAGGCACGAACCAATTCGTCTCCCTCAACAAGCAAAGTGAGTACGATTGTACACCGATGCACGTGAATGTAAGCCTCGTAGACAATGACGTATTGGATACGGATGCCTTCAAAGCATGGAGACCTGATTTGGCGGATGCCGAATTCATACTCGAGGACGGCAAGTATGTCTGCGGCTATGAGGTAGAAAAGATGTCCAAGTCCAAGTACAACGTCGTGAATCCAGACGATATCATCGAGAAGTACGGTGCGGACACACTTCGTATGTACGAGATGTTCCTCGGGCCGCTGGAGCAGTTCAAACCATGGAACACGCACGGAATCGATGGCGTATCGAAGTTCCTACGCAAGGCATGGAGACTCTTCCATGACGAGCAAAACGAATGGAACGTATCGGACGACAAAGCCACGCCTGAGGAACTCAAAATCCTACACAAGGCAATCAAGAAAATCGAGGAAGACATCAACAACCTCTCCCTCAACACGTCGGTAAGTACGCTCATGATAGCCGTCAATGACTTGACCGCTCTCAAGTGCAACAAACGTGAAATCCTGGAGAACTTGACCGTTATTCTGTCGCCTTTCGCTCCGCACATCAGTGAGGAACTCTGGGAGAAACTCGGACATAGCGAAGGCATCAGTCAAGTGGCATTCCCTGCTTTCGACGAAAGTCTACTGGTAGAGAATAACCACGAATACCCAGTATCCATCAATGGCAAGGTGAGAACGAAAATCAGCTACCCAGTAGATATGGACAAAGGTGAGATAGAGAAGTCTGTCTTGGCCGATGAGACAGTAGTCAAATGGACCGAGGGCAAAGCACCCAAGAAGGTGATCATCGTCCCTAAGCGAATCATCAACATCGTGCTGTAG
- a CDS encoding START-like domain-containing protein has product MSKFKYIGEYEIKASKKMLYPYLSTASGLSQWFADDVNIDEDKVFTFVWDWDESRAKIVSHRTHSQVKFEFISEDEDPNYLEFKLEMNEITQEVFIRVTDYSEMDDEQELADLWGSLMSNLKELVGG; this is encoded by the coding sequence ATGAGTAAATTCAAGTACATAGGAGAGTATGAAATAAAAGCATCGAAAAAAATGCTTTACCCTTATTTGTCTACTGCGAGTGGATTGTCTCAGTGGTTTGCTGATGATGTCAATATCGACGAAGATAAGGTGTTTACTTTCGTGTGGGATTGGGATGAGAGCCGTGCCAAGATCGTGTCGCATAGGACGCACAGTCAGGTGAAGTTTGAATTTATCTCAGAGGATGAAGATCCGAATTATCTAGAATTCAAATTGGAAATGAATGAGATTACTCAGGAAGTGTTTATTCGAGTGACAGACTACTCTGAGATGGATGATGAACAAGAACTAGCCGATCTATGGGGTAGTCTGATGAGTAACCTCAAAGAGCTAGTTGGCGGCTGA
- a CDS encoding DUF255 domain-containing protein — MMNRVKISAVLTILCALGLAISSFVSPEMEQQGEEVKWYTFEEAVALNKKKPKKIFIDVYTDWCGWCKKMDKATFNHPVIAKYLNDKYYPVKLNAEQRESIEFNDHTFKWVDSGRNGIHELAYSLLNGKMSYPTVVFMDEEFRMLLPVPGYLEAGVFDEIIHYYGEDKYKDTPWKEYQESYESDL; from the coding sequence ATGATGAATAGGGTAAAAATAAGTGCGGTGTTGACCATCCTGTGTGCATTGGGATTGGCTATTTCTTCTTTTGTGTCTCCTGAGATGGAGCAGCAGGGGGAGGAAGTGAAGTGGTATACATTTGAGGAAGCTGTAGCTTTGAACAAAAAGAAACCAAAGAAGATTTTTATCGATGTGTATACGGATTGGTGCGGATGGTGCAAAAAGATGGATAAGGCTACTTTTAATCACCCTGTCATTGCTAAATACCTCAACGATAAATATTATCCTGTCAAACTGAACGCAGAGCAACGTGAAAGCATAGAGTTCAATGACCATACATTCAAATGGGTAGACAGTGGACGCAACGGTATTCATGAGTTGGCCTACTCTCTGCTCAACGGGAAGATGAGCTACCCTACAGTAGTGTTCATGGACGAGGAGTTCAGAATGCTTTTACCAGTGCCAGGTTATTTAGAGGCAGGGGTGTTTGACGAAATCATCCATTATTATGGGGAGGACAAGTACAAGGATACTCCTTGGAAGGAGTATCAGGAAAGTTACGAGTCGGACTTGTAA
- a CDS encoding 3'-5' exonuclease — protein MELKLKNPLAIFDLETTGTSTSHDRIVEISIVKLLPTNEQIVKTMRINPEIPIPLESSLIHGIYDKDVKDEPTFKSVAKELSAFLDGADLGGFNCMKFDIPLLVEEFLRADIEFDTSHRKMVDAQKIFHMMEKRTLTAAYKFYCDQDLEGAHGAEADTLATAAVIKAQVERYQGQEAVDALGNKIGKIENSVDSLHNISASKMVDLAGRFVFNDQGVEVFNFGKHKNKPVEDILKAESGYYDWMMKGDFPLDTKRKLTQIKLRGFNAR, from the coding sequence ATGGAACTGAAACTAAAAAACCCCTTGGCCATATTCGATCTGGAAACGACTGGCACCAGTACTTCACACGACCGAATAGTCGAGATTTCTATTGTCAAACTACTCCCAACCAACGAGCAAATTGTCAAAACAATGAGAATCAACCCCGAGATTCCTATCCCCTTGGAATCCAGCTTGATTCACGGCATCTACGACAAGGATGTCAAAGACGAACCTACTTTCAAATCCGTTGCTAAAGAGCTTTCAGCATTTCTAGATGGAGCAGACCTGGGTGGATTCAACTGCATGAAGTTTGACATCCCTCTACTGGTCGAAGAGTTTCTACGTGCGGATATAGAGTTTGACACAAGTCACCGCAAAATGGTAGATGCACAGAAGATATTCCACATGATGGAGAAACGCACCTTGACTGCTGCATACAAATTCTACTGTGACCAAGACCTAGAAGGGGCCCATGGAGCAGAAGCAGATACACTTGCTACCGCTGCTGTCATCAAAGCACAAGTCGAAAGGTATCAAGGCCAAGAAGCCGTTGATGCTTTGGGCAACAAAATCGGAAAAATCGAGAATAGTGTAGACAGCTTGCACAACATCTCAGCTTCCAAAATGGTAGACTTAGCTGGGCGATTCGTATTCAATGACCAAGGTGTAGAAGTATTCAACTTTGGCAAACACAAAAACAAACCCGTAGAAGACATACTCAAAGCAGAGTCGGGATATTATGATTGGATGATGAAGGGTGATTTCCCTCTAGACACCAAACGCAAGTTGACTCAAATCAAATTGAGAGGCTTCAACGCTCGGTAA
- the murC gene encoding UDP-N-acetylmuramate--L-alanine ligase, with protein sequence MNENFQNVHIIAIGGAVMSSLAIALQNKGLKITGSDDKIYDPSLSALKSNKLLPGSEGWDESNITEDLDAVIVGMHAKADNPELIKAQNLGLKILSYPEFIRSQSENKQRIVIAGSHGKTTITSMIVHVLQYWNKPCDYLLGAKIKGLDNTIQLSDAPVIVIEGDEYLSSPIDPSPKFLKYDHHIALISGTEWDHINVFPTMESYVEQFEKLADSSPKAGSLIYCEDDRMAVLIGSKERDDVKAIPYKAPKYTVKDGQFLLHGNIPLKVFGKHNMQNLEGARKVLDLIGITDEQFYEAIPSYEGAEKRNNLVKANDSTALYSDFAHAPSKLKATIHAVKELHPNRKLTACFELHTFSSLNKDFLPHYENKMAKADEAIVYYNPSTLASKNNDMTLTEHELQSFFGRDNLLVFTDKAALQQHLTSKNWTNADLLMMSSGNFGGLDMNQLANQIID encoded by the coding sequence ATGAACGAGAACTTCCAAAACGTACACATCATCGCGATAGGCGGAGCAGTCATGAGCAGTCTAGCTATTGCTCTCCAAAACAAAGGGTTGAAGATCACAGGGTCTGACGACAAAATCTATGACCCGTCACTCAGTGCCCTCAAATCGAACAAGCTCCTGCCAGGGTCCGAAGGATGGGACGAGTCCAACATCACAGAAGATCTCGATGCAGTCATTGTAGGTATGCATGCCAAAGCAGACAATCCGGAACTAATAAAAGCACAAAACTTAGGGTTGAAAATCTTGTCCTACCCGGAGTTCATTCGTTCTCAAAGTGAAAACAAACAGCGCATTGTCATCGCGGGCAGCCATGGCAAAACGACGATCACGAGCATGATTGTCCATGTGCTGCAGTACTGGAACAAACCCTGTGATTATTTGCTTGGCGCAAAAATCAAGGGACTCGACAACACCATCCAGCTCTCTGATGCTCCTGTGATTGTCATCGAAGGGGACGAGTACCTCAGTTCGCCTATCGACCCCTCACCGAAATTCCTCAAGTACGACCATCACATCGCACTGATCAGTGGCACAGAGTGGGACCATATCAATGTCTTTCCAACCATGGAAAGTTATGTTGAGCAATTCGAAAAACTAGCAGACAGCTCCCCTAAAGCAGGGTCATTGATCTACTGCGAAGACGACCGCATGGCTGTCCTCATCGGCAGCAAAGAAAGAGATGACGTCAAAGCCATCCCCTACAAAGCCCCCAAGTATACTGTCAAGGATGGGCAATTCCTCCTCCATGGGAACATCCCTCTCAAGGTGTTTGGAAAGCACAACATGCAAAACCTAGAAGGAGCTCGCAAAGTACTGGATCTAATTGGCATCACCGACGAACAGTTCTACGAGGCGATCCCTTCGTACGAGGGAGCAGAAAAAAGAAACAATCTGGTCAAAGCAAACGACAGCACGGCATTGTACTCCGATTTTGCACACGCACCGTCCAAACTCAAAGCAACCATCCATGCCGTGAAAGAACTTCACCCAAATAGAAAGCTAACGGCATGTTTCGAGCTACACACCTTCAGTAGTCTCAACAAGGATTTTCTCCCGCACTACGAAAACAAAATGGCTAAAGCTGACGAAGCTATCGTCTATTACAACCCAAGCACTCTTGCTTCGAAAAACAACGACATGACCTTGACCGAACACGAACTTCAAAGCTTCTTTGGTAGGGACAACCTCCTTGTATTCACGGACAAGGCTGCATTGCAACAACACCTCACTAGCAAAAACTGGACAAACGCTGACCTACTCATGATGAGCTCAGGCAACTTCGGTGGCTTGGACATGAACCAATTGGCGAATCAAATCATAGACTAA
- the dnaB gene encoding replicative DNA helicase: MNVKGSDTATDRGGNRGRAGNRKQPGIQELSVQLGKVPPQATDLEEVVLGALMLEKDALTTVVDILKPESFYKEAHTKIYEAIVQLFNKSEPVDLMTVTSQLRKNGTLEVAGGAYYLADLTTKVNSAANIEYHARIITEQSIKRELIRISSQIQTDAFEDTQDVFELLDKTEQSLFEISESHIKKNYAGMQQLMHEAILEIEARKDQKDGLTGVPTGMSDLDRVTAGWQPSDLVIIAARPGMGKTAFVVSCMRNAAVDFGEAVAIFSLEMSAIQLVNRLISAEAELESDKIKKGNLADHEWEQLVHKTAKLTEAPIFIDDTPGLSILELRAKCRRLKAQHDIKLVVIDYLQLMSGDTSKSGGGGGNREQEIASISRALKGIAKELNVPVLALSQLSRAVETRGGDKRPMLSDLRESGSIEQDADMVMFLYRPEYYDITEDEDGLPTAGTGEVIIAKHRNGSLENVKLKFIGRFTKFANLDGGLMGGDYGGGFPSDGAASFDSSPSTMTFQSKANDEPNSNDPAPF, encoded by the coding sequence ATGAATGTGAAGGGATCAGACACAGCGACAGATAGAGGAGGCAACAGAGGCCGTGCGGGCAACCGCAAGCAGCCAGGTATCCAGGAGCTGTCCGTCCAGTTGGGTAAAGTACCACCGCAGGCTACTGATCTAGAGGAGGTGGTTTTGGGGGCTTTGATGCTCGAAAAGGATGCTTTGACGACTGTCGTTGATATCTTGAAGCCCGAGAGCTTTTACAAGGAAGCACATACCAAAATTTACGAAGCGATCGTACAGCTCTTCAATAAATCTGAGCCTGTAGATCTGATGACTGTGACTTCTCAGTTGAGGAAAAATGGTACGCTGGAAGTGGCTGGTGGAGCGTATTATTTGGCGGATCTCACCACCAAAGTCAACTCTGCAGCGAATATCGAATACCATGCACGTATCATCACGGAGCAATCCATCAAGCGTGAATTGATTCGTATCTCGTCTCAGATTCAGACGGATGCTTTTGAGGATACACAGGATGTGTTTGAACTGCTGGACAAGACTGAGCAGTCGTTGTTTGAGATTTCGGAGTCTCACATCAAAAAGAACTATGCAGGAATGCAGCAACTCATGCATGAGGCGATTTTAGAGATCGAAGCACGCAAGGATCAGAAGGACGGACTGACAGGTGTGCCGACAGGGATGTCCGATCTCGACCGTGTCACGGCAGGTTGGCAACCCTCTGATTTGGTGATTATCGCAGCTCGTCCAGGTATGGGAAAGACCGCTTTTGTAGTGTCCTGTATGCGAAACGCTGCGGTGGATTTCGGGGAAGCAGTCGCGATATTCTCATTGGAGATGTCGGCTATTCAGCTCGTCAATCGTTTGATCTCTGCAGAGGCAGAACTCGAAAGTGATAAAATCAAAAAGGGTAATCTGGCAGATCATGAGTGGGAACAACTCGTGCATAAAACAGCCAAATTGACGGAAGCACCGATATTTATCGATGATACACCTGGTCTCAGTATTCTAGAACTTCGTGCCAAATGCCGTCGTCTCAAGGCGCAGCATGATATCAAACTGGTAGTCATTGACTATCTCCAGCTTATGTCGGGAGATACCTCCAAAAGTGGAGGCGGAGGAGGAAACCGTGAGCAGGAGATTGCTTCGATTTCTAGAGCCCTCAAAGGGATTGCCAAAGAACTCAACGTACCCGTTCTTGCGTTGTCCCAGCTCAGTAGAGCGGTAGAGACGCGTGGAGGAGACAAACGTCCGATGCTGTCGGATTTGAGGGAGTCGGGATCGATAGAGCAGGATGCGGATATGGTGATGTTTCTCTATCGCCCAGAGTACTATGATATCACTGAGGACGAAGATGGCTTGCCTACGGCAGGTACGGGAGAGGTGATCATTGCCAAACATAGGAATGGATCACTTGAAAATGTGAAACTCAAATTTATCGGTCGATTTACCAAGTTTGCCAATCTCGATGGAGGATTGATGGGAGGTGACTATGGAGGAGGGTTTCCATCGGATGGGGCTGCCAGTTTCGATAGTTCACCGAGTACGATGACTTTCCAGTCCAAGGCCAATGACGAGCCGAATAGCAATGATCCTGCTCCTTTTTAA
- a CDS encoding OmpA family protein, with protein sequence MVRKVWILVFACTLPDIGWSQNMVINPSFEEIWDCPFTMNQLEYVKSWFPFGTADPSPDFFHGCAADGFMGVPKNLFGEQQAHSGESYIGMICYLTSRSGRGWKVPANHREFVMVQLTKPLVAGHKYYGEFWVNLADACEFSINSIGMHFTKDMPNIDWKAMDLGYYKPQINSNPKHDLKNNNGWTKISGEFTAKGDELALTIGTFVPDSSLRVKKTKRKFITGRDKNLPKHLQPMIAYYFIDDVKVIPLDPNESIFPDPVAQAPLDEEYFGPAEIGNTFALQNIYFEFEKTKLLRSSLLELQRLKEYLDNHPRIKIQIEGHTDNVGSREVNEKLSTERAKAVVDYLVSQGISEFRLAYKGYGSSRPIVPNSTPQNRALNRRVEFLILEN encoded by the coding sequence ATGGTCAGAAAGGTTTGGATATTGGTTTTCGCTTGCACGCTCCCCGACATAGGGTGGAGCCAAAACATGGTCATCAACCCGAGTTTCGAAGAGATTTGGGATTGTCCCTTCACCATGAATCAACTCGAGTACGTCAAGTCTTGGTTCCCTTTTGGAACGGCTGACCCCTCACCTGACTTCTTCCATGGCTGTGCGGCAGATGGCTTCATGGGGGTCCCAAAAAACCTATTTGGAGAGCAGCAAGCTCATAGTGGAGAATCCTATATCGGCATGATCTGCTACCTCACTTCGCGCTCTGGTAGAGGATGGAAAGTCCCCGCCAATCACAGGGAGTTCGTCATGGTCCAACTCACCAAACCTCTCGTCGCAGGGCACAAGTACTATGGAGAGTTCTGGGTCAACCTCGCAGATGCCTGCGAATTTTCGATCAACAGTATCGGAATGCACTTCACCAAAGACATGCCCAATATCGATTGGAAAGCCATGGATCTAGGCTACTACAAACCGCAAATCAACAGCAACCCCAAACACGACCTCAAAAACAACAACGGATGGACCAAGATATCTGGCGAATTTACTGCCAAAGGAGACGAGCTCGCACTCACTATCGGGACTTTCGTACCTGACTCCTCACTCCGTGTCAAGAAAACCAAAAGAAAATTCATCACTGGTCGTGACAAAAACCTACCCAAGCACCTCCAGCCAATGATCGCTTACTACTTCATCGATGACGTGAAAGTCATCCCACTTGACCCGAACGAATCCATCTTCCCAGACCCCGTCGCGCAAGCGCCTCTAGACGAAGAATACTTCGGTCCCGCCGAAATCGGCAATACCTTTGCTTTACAAAATATCTATTTTGAGTTTGAAAAAACCAAGTTGTTGCGCAGTTCGCTTCTTGAACTACAACGTCTCAAAGAATACCTGGACAATCACCCAAGGATAAAAATACAAATCGAAGGACATACAGACAATGTCGGTTCTCGAGAAGTCAACGAAAAACTATCTACCGAACGAGCCAAAGCTGTCGTGGACTATTTGGTTTCACAGGGCATCAGCGAGTTTAGACTAGCGTACAAAGGCTACGGCAGTAGCCGACCCATCGTCCCCAACAGCACTCCACAAAACCGTGCGCTCAATCGTCGCGTTGAATTTTTGATTTTAGAAAACTAA
- a CDS encoding DUF6048 family protein, whose translation MLILNHRYTFIFSLLVVLGMAVNPVCAQVGDLPDTVEVDKVPVLSEVSVMVDYGKLIAGLVLDTETKYEVGAQVVFYNKLVLVGEYGIATLNPRGAYVNADYQSEGSYYRVGLGYKIDMNQKNNFYLGIRYGHSTYSDQGNVRIVSESGIYDTFLYPFEREDIHAQWFEAVLSSERRIWKGLYAGFNLRLRVMIDYDNQAPLDVFSIPGYGRTFDHTVPAANLYIKYSFERF comes from the coding sequence GTGTTGATATTGAATCATCGATATACATTTATTTTTAGTCTCCTCGTAGTACTGGGCATGGCTGTCAATCCGGTTTGTGCGCAAGTTGGGGATTTGCCAGATACGGTTGAGGTAGACAAAGTTCCCGTCTTATCGGAGGTGTCGGTGATGGTTGACTATGGCAAGTTGATCGCAGGGTTGGTGTTGGATACTGAGACAAAGTATGAAGTAGGTGCCCAAGTTGTATTTTACAACAAGTTGGTGCTAGTTGGGGAATACGGGATAGCCACTTTGAACCCGAGGGGTGCCTATGTCAATGCGGATTATCAATCGGAGGGGAGTTACTATCGTGTAGGTTTAGGTTATAAAATTGACATGAATCAGAAGAATAACTTTTATCTAGGGATAAGGTACGGCCATTCGACGTATTCGGATCAGGGAAATGTACGGATAGTAAGTGAGTCTGGGATATATGATACTTTTCTTTATCCATTCGAAAGGGAGGATATCCACGCGCAATGGTTCGAAGCAGTGTTGAGTTCGGAACGAAGAATTTGGAAAGGTCTCTACGCGGGGTTCAATCTGCGTCTGCGCGTGATGATTGACTATGACAACCAAGCCCCATTGGATGTTTTTTCGATACCAGGGTACGGTCGCACGTTTGATCATACAGTCCCTGCCGCCAATCTTTATATCAAGTACTCCTTCGAGAGGTTCTAA